Proteins encoded together in one Neobacillus sp. FSL H8-0543 window:
- a CDS encoding protein-glutamine gamma-glutamyltransferase, with translation MIKIDGVFVIPEKLLKEITVIEQKAIVKQMISYEVVYPYDSVNQLKFELLFRVNTIKAAKQLNKSGAKFTTFSYSFSNKKYWTRLINGGFLLRENASPSIAILDILQNGSLYAFECSTAIAIVLYIAVLHTVGPSIFNKHFQNLYLRDWQFDEDLPVYQSIGDDFLIGDVLHFNNPDFDPEQPWWRAENVIYFGGDRFYGHGVDIRSSSEIINFLNKKRKKQSKDSAYLMRMITRPHYLSLYSLK, from the coding sequence ATGATCAAAATAGATGGGGTATTTGTAATACCTGAGAAACTCTTAAAGGAGATAACAGTTATTGAACAAAAGGCAATTGTTAAGCAAATGATAAGTTACGAAGTTGTTTATCCATACGATTCTGTAAATCAATTGAAATTTGAATTATTATTTAGAGTTAATACAATAAAAGCTGCAAAGCAACTGAATAAAAGTGGCGCAAAGTTTACAACATTTTCCTATTCGTTTAGTAACAAAAAATATTGGACTCGATTAATAAATGGGGGATTTCTTTTACGTGAGAACGCCTCACCTTCCATAGCAATATTAGACATTTTACAAAATGGATCACTCTATGCGTTTGAATGTTCTACAGCAATCGCCATTGTCTTATATATCGCCGTCCTTCATACTGTAGGTCCCAGTATCTTTAATAAACATTTCCAAAATCTCTATTTAAGGGATTGGCAATTTGATGAAGACCTCCCCGTGTATCAAAGCATAGGCGATGATTTTCTGATTGGAGATGTATTACATTTTAATAATCCGGATTTTGACCCTGAACAGCCGTGGTGGCGAGCCGAAAATGTTATATATTTTGGTGGTGACCGGTTTTATGGACATGGTGTAGATATAAGGAGTTCCAGTGAGATTATCAATTTTTTAAATAAAAAGAGGAAAAAGCAGTCTAAAGATTCCGCGTATCTTATGAGAATGATTACAAGACCACATTACCTTTCGTTATACTCGTTAAAATGA
- a CDS encoding chaperone NapD yields MVISGIYVETIPGQAEYAAKKLAQLNGVEVHHVHEDIKVILTLETETVDQSYRTAETFKAIEGVLAICLAYTNFEDEPFYREDAGV; encoded by the coding sequence TTGGTAATTTCGGGAATATACGTGGAGACAATCCCAGGCCAAGCAGAATATGCAGCAAAAAAACTAGCACAATTGAATGGTGTGGAAGTACACCATGTACATGAAGACATAAAAGTAATCCTTACGTTAGAAACGGAGACGGTGGATCAAAGTTATCGGACAGCTGAAACGTTTAAAGCAATTGAGGGTGTACTTGCCATATGCCTAGCCTATACAAACTTTGAGGATGAGCCATTTTACCGTGAGGATGCTGGTGTATAA
- a CDS encoding 4Fe-4S dicluster domain-containing protein, with protein sequence MTEKLNRREFLSLNFESTIGFLGNFIAPQIEVERNFFRPPGSCDELEFLTSCTRCGKCREICPEQSIRLFPIKSGAKLAQTPYLDPNKSPCTLCKKCMDVCPTNALNNTDFDAKPNLGGYVKVLSDSCLGYQNVMCDYCVRSCPVSGALQIVNGIPAVSNENCTGCGICVSSCIAEGSALKVIMIEN encoded by the coding sequence ATGACTGAGAAATTAAACAGAAGGGAATTTCTCTCGTTAAATTTCGAATCAACCATTGGTTTTTTAGGGAACTTTATTGCTCCGCAAATAGAAGTAGAACGGAATTTTTTTCGCCCGCCTGGTTCGTGTGACGAGTTGGAGTTTCTTACTTCATGTACAAGATGCGGGAAGTGTCGGGAAATATGTCCAGAACAAAGTATCCGTTTGTTTCCCATCAAAAGCGGGGCGAAGTTGGCGCAAACACCCTACCTTGATCCAAACAAATCACCCTGCACACTTTGCAAAAAGTGTATGGATGTGTGCCCAACCAACGCATTAAACAACACTGATTTTGATGCAAAGCCCAATCTCGGAGGATACGTGAAGGTCTTATCTGATAGCTGTTTGGGTTATCAAAATGTGATGTGTGATTATTGTGTTCGGTCATGTCCGGTCTCAGGAGCATTACAAATTGTAAATGGTATTCCTGCAGTTTCTAATGAAAATTGTACGGGTTGCGGAATTTGTGTTTCTAGCTGCATCGCAGAAGGAAGTGCACTAAAGGTAATAATGATAGAAAACTAA
- the napA gene encoding nitrate reductase catalytic subunit NapA, whose amino-acid sequence MELTRRSLLKATAVSLTMAAAGCSKKTDEQDKTITKAASIEPDEWKTSVCRFCGTGCGILVGVKDGKVIATKGDPDNRSNKGLNCIKGYYIGKILFGKDRLTKPLIREDKSKKGTMDGFREATWEEALDLVAGKLKEAHVADPKSIAFWGSGQQSIMEGYASVKLWKAGLLNNNIDPNARLCMASAVTGFMTTFQSDEPMGSYRDLDEADIYVTWGANMAEMHPVLYSRLTARKLKDSKVKHYDLTTRHSRTSELADVVMVFRPQSDLAIANAIANYLIQNNLYDQKFVDVHTQFKAGTENLGHTFDDNYEATEVGKVVDLDWTIPFEEFKTKVSEYTLEKAEELSGVPAKDIEALAKEFADPNKKVLSLWTMGVNQHTRGTWMNNLIYNLHLLTGKISQPGNGPFSLTGQPSACGTAREVGVFSHRLPADLVVKNPEHRRYSELIWNLPKGYLDPIEAPGFHTVKMFRELGNGKVKFLWSMSNNWAQTMPKLNRFRGKDADGKGVIDGFIVVSEVYPTRSTEMADVVFPAAMWVEREGQFGNAERRTSIFEKCVDAPGEAKWDLWAIVQVAKRVLDSKMIGDKPAFDVLFGMVWDKEKNDMIEDQHKVNGLLWEEYRSFTNPHESKSSEIQELGAKLKLKAKQMAPYDEYLKQHGICWPVRNVNGKWLETNWRYVHGKQEEGFDQYGVEEHGTAGNYKNIDFYKSTDHKPTIFYRPFEEAAEVPDTEYPFWLCTGRVLEHWHSGSMTRRVPELHRAFPEALCEIHPDDAKNLGVKTGDMVKVVSRRGEVKIKATTAGRGNPPKGLIYVPFFAEETLINLVTLDCYCPISKQPDYKKCAVKVVKA is encoded by the coding sequence TTGGAATTAACACGGAGATCATTGCTTAAAGCAACAGCAGTATCATTGACAATGGCAGCAGCTGGGTGCAGTAAAAAAACAGATGAACAAGACAAAACAATTACTAAAGCAGCAAGTATTGAACCCGATGAATGGAAAACCTCTGTCTGTCGTTTTTGTGGAACAGGGTGCGGTATCCTGGTCGGGGTAAAGGATGGCAAGGTGATTGCCACAAAGGGTGATCCTGATAATCGTTCGAATAAAGGTCTTAACTGTATTAAAGGATATTATATCGGCAAAATTCTCTTTGGAAAAGATCGCTTAACGAAACCGCTTATTCGCGAGGATAAATCTAAAAAAGGCACGATGGATGGGTTTAGGGAAGCCACATGGGAAGAAGCCTTAGACTTAGTTGCCGGCAAACTAAAGGAAGCACATGTTGCCGATCCAAAATCGATTGCTTTTTGGGGTTCCGGACAACAGTCCATCATGGAGGGATATGCCTCCGTTAAACTTTGGAAGGCTGGATTGTTAAACAATAACATCGATCCAAATGCACGTCTTTGTATGGCAAGTGCTGTTACTGGGTTTATGACAACCTTCCAGTCAGATGAACCAATGGGATCCTATCGTGATCTGGATGAAGCGGATATTTATGTAACATGGGGAGCGAATATGGCCGAAATGCATCCCGTACTCTACTCGCGTCTAACTGCCCGCAAGCTAAAGGATAGTAAGGTAAAGCATTATGATCTAACAACAAGGCATTCCAGAACTTCGGAGTTAGCCGATGTTGTTATGGTATTTCGTCCACAATCCGATTTAGCCATTGCAAATGCAATTGCAAATTATTTAATTCAAAACAATCTGTATGACCAGAAATTTGTCGATGTTCATACACAGTTTAAAGCAGGGACTGAAAACCTTGGTCATACCTTTGATGATAATTATGAAGCCACTGAGGTAGGAAAAGTTGTCGATTTAGATTGGACGATCCCCTTTGAAGAATTTAAAACAAAGGTTTCCGAATATACCCTTGAAAAAGCTGAAGAACTATCAGGTGTACCAGCAAAGGATATCGAGGCGCTCGCAAAGGAATTTGCTGACCCAAATAAAAAAGTTTTATCACTTTGGACGATGGGCGTAAACCAACATACACGTGGGACATGGATGAACAATCTTATATACAATTTGCATCTGCTTACAGGAAAGATTTCACAGCCTGGGAATGGTCCGTTCTCATTAACAGGTCAGCCTAGTGCCTGTGGAACGGCTAGGGAAGTAGGCGTATTTTCTCACCGGTTACCAGCAGATTTGGTAGTTAAGAACCCAGAGCACCGCCGCTATTCAGAGTTAATTTGGAATCTACCAAAAGGTTATCTAGATCCAATTGAAGCTCCAGGATTTCATACGGTTAAAATGTTCCGTGAGTTAGGAAATGGAAAGGTAAAGTTTTTATGGAGTATGTCCAATAACTGGGCACAAACGATGCCAAAGCTTAATCGTTTCAGAGGGAAGGACGCGGATGGCAAGGGCGTTATCGATGGTTTCATTGTCGTATCAGAAGTCTATCCAACTCGTTCAACTGAGATGGCTGATGTTGTTTTTCCAGCTGCTATGTGGGTGGAACGGGAAGGACAATTTGGGAATGCAGAACGCAGGACCTCAATATTTGAGAAGTGTGTTGATGCTCCTGGTGAGGCAAAATGGGATTTATGGGCAATTGTACAAGTGGCCAAACGTGTTCTGGACAGTAAAATGATCGGTGATAAACCAGCCTTTGATGTTCTATTTGGGATGGTTTGGGATAAGGAAAAGAACGACATGATAGAGGACCAACATAAGGTAAATGGACTCCTTTGGGAGGAGTATCGTTCCTTTACAAATCCGCACGAAAGTAAAAGCAGTGAGATTCAGGAACTGGGTGCAAAATTAAAGTTAAAGGCTAAACAAATGGCACCGTATGATGAATACCTTAAACAGCATGGGATTTGCTGGCCGGTTCGGAACGTGAATGGGAAATGGCTTGAAACAAACTGGCGATATGTCCATGGTAAGCAAGAAGAGGGCTTTGATCAATATGGTGTAGAGGAACATGGAACGGCTGGAAACTATAAGAACATTGATTTCTATAAATCAACCGATCACAAACCAACGATTTTTTATCGTCCTTTTGAAGAAGCAGCAGAAGTTCCTGATACAGAGTATCCTTTCTGGTTATGCACGGGACGTGTTCTTGAGCATTGGCATAGCGGGTCAATGACTAGAAGAGTTCCAGAGCTTCATCGTGCTTTTCCAGAGGCACTTTGTGAAATACATCCTGACGATGCCAAGAATCTCGGTGTTAAAACGGGTGATATGGTGAAAGTAGTTTCACGTCGTGGAGAAGTAAAGATAAAGGCAACAACTGCGGGACGCGGCAACCCACCTAAAGGACTAATATATGTTCCATTTTTTGCCGAAGAAACACTTATTAATCTCGTAACGTTGGATTGTTATTGTCCTATTTCCAAACAGCCTGATTATAAAAAATGTGCGGTTAAAGTTGTAAAAGCATAA
- a CDS encoding nitrate reductase cytochrome c-type subunit — protein MKTKELVFLLAFIVVISVAIGSTLLHQSYQSASSTESSSQTPPLLVQLTEDGRENAATMGLLNVPPMQNVTHVNRWNPELHHESCLACHGKAGTGAPTPPADHFYDNDPKGTVFRDNCVQCHAQQNDTKTAFNN, from the coding sequence ATGAAGACAAAAGAACTTGTTTTTCTCTTAGCATTTATAGTGGTGATATCAGTTGCCATAGGATCTACGCTATTGCACCAGTCCTATCAATCTGCTTCTTCAACGGAGAGTAGTAGCCAAACACCGCCTTTACTAGTTCAGCTTACTGAAGATGGAAGGGAAAATGCAGCAACAATGGGGCTTTTAAATGTACCTCCTATGCAGAATGTGACACATGTGAATCGTTGGAATCCTGAGCTTCATCATGAGAGTTGTCTGGCATGCCATGGCAAGGCGGGAACAGGGGCACCAACACCGCCAGCAGACCACTTTTATGACAATGATCCAAAAGGTACTGTATTTAGGGATAACTGTGTACAATGTCATGCCCAACAAAATGATACAAAGACTGCTTTCAACAATTAA